The proteins below are encoded in one region of Trichocoleus desertorum ATA4-8-CV12:
- the trxA gene encoding thioredoxin yields MTAAYIQDETEFNTLLESEPLLVVDCTASWCGPCKLIAPLIDRLAEEYSDRAKVLKLDLDSNKEVAKRFSVRSIPAIMIFKQGELAETMVGAKPYEEFSTTLDKYLA; encoded by the coding sequence ATGACTGCTGCGTATATTCAAGACGAAACTGAGTTCAATACACTCTTAGAAAGTGAGCCATTACTGGTCGTAGACTGTACAGCTTCTTGGTGTGGTCCTTGTAAACTGATTGCTCCCTTAATAGACCGACTCGCAGAAGAGTATAGCGATCGCGCGAAGGTGCTTAAATTAGATCTCGATTCCAACAAGGAGGTAGCTAAACGATTTAGCGTCCGCAGTATTCCTGCCATCATGATCTTTAAGCAAGGCGAGTTGGCAGAAACGATGGTAGGCGCTAAACCCTATGAGGAATTTAGCACCACACTCGACAAATACCTGGCTTAA